A single bacterium Unc6 DNA region contains:
- a CDS encoding type IV pili twitching motility protein PilT translates to MGEKIEIRTLLKAAVQMGASDLHLTVQRPPQARVAGELVSIPELELLTPDDCQRLAYELLNDTERKTFEQEKEIDLSYGVSGLGRFRINLYFQRGSVGASIRALPYSIPSFKELGLPEKTMAHLAVLPYGLILVSGPTGSGKTTTMASIIEYINQERSVHIISIEDPIEYLYHHKKSTVAQREIGSDTTSFARALRHVLRQDPNVILIGEIRDPETARAALRIAETGHLVISTVHSGEVVQVMSRIVDMFPASEQNEIRVSLSLTLRAIIVQQLIPRKGKAGRVLATEMMLSTPGIQNLIREGKYNQIYTQIQLGGGESMHTMNSSLHRLYLEGQIEEEIMFKHSSTPKELKALLKEGRA, encoded by the coding sequence TTGGGGGAGAAGATAGAAATTAGGACACTTCTAAAGGCAGCAGTTCAGATGGGTGCCTCAGATTTACATCTTACGGTTCAGCGTCCACCTCAGGCAAGAGTGGCAGGTGAGCTTGTCTCTATCCCTGAGTTAGAACTTCTGACCCCCGATGACTGCCAGCGGTTGGCCTATGAACTTCTAAATGATACCGAGAGGAAGACCTTTGAACAAGAAAAGGAAATAGACCTCTCATATGGAGTTTCCGGCCTGGGTCGTTTTCGGATAAATCTTTATTTTCAGCGGGGTTCTGTGGGAGCCTCTATTCGGGCTCTTCCCTATTCCATTCCTTCTTTTAAGGAGTTGGGGCTCCCGGAGAAGACTATGGCACATCTGGCAGTCTTGCCATATGGGTTGATTCTGGTAAGCGGTCCTACCGGAAGCGGAAAGACAACCACCATGGCTTCTATTATTGAGTATATCAACCAGGAGCGCTCGGTTCATATTATCTCTATTGAGGACCCCATTGAGTATCTTTATCATCATAAGAAAAGCACCGTTGCACAGCGGGAGATCGGCTCAGATACCACCTCTTTTGCCCGGGCCCTGCGACATGTTTTGCGCCAGGACCCAAATGTGATTCTTATTGGGGAGATTCGGGATCCGGAAACAGCGCGAGCGGCTCTTCGCATTGCCGAAACGGGACACCTTGTCATTTCCACTGTGCACAGCGGGGAGGTGGTTCAGGTGATGAGCCGGATAGTGGATATGTTTCCTGCCTCCGAACAGAATGAGATTCGGGTTAGCCTTTCACTTACACTGCGGGCAATTATAGTCCAGCAACTTATTCCTCGGAAGGGAAAAGCAGGGCGGGTCCTGGCTACAGAAATGATGTTAAGCACCCCGGGTATTCAGAACCTTATCCGCGAGGGAAAGTATAATCAAATTTATACACAGATTCAGTTAGGAGGAGGAGAGTCTATGCACACTATGAACTCTTCCCTGCACCGGCTTTATCTTGAAGGGCAGATAGAGGAAGAGATTATGTTTAAACACAGTTCTACGCCCAAGGAATTAAAGGCTTTGCTTAAAGAAGGAAGGGCCTAA
- a CDS encoding four helix bundle protein, which yields MAEKGYKKLIVWQKADELAYQVYLDTKSFSKEEIYGITSQLRRAVLSVPTNIVEGYGRQGKKELRQFINMALGSLAETEYLLDFSLKLGYLNHKSHKKLQDLRQEVGNLL from the coding sequence GTGGCAGAGAAAGGGTATAAAAAGTTGATTGTTTGGCAGAAAGCTGATGAATTAGCCTATCAAGTTTATTTAGATACCAAGTCTTTTTCTAAAGAAGAGATTTATGGAATTACTTCTCAACTAAGAAGAGCGGTTTTATCCGTGCCTACAAATATTGTTGAAGGTTATGGAAGACAAGGCAAGAAAGAATTAAGGCAGTTTATAAACATGGCATTAGGCTCCCTGGCTGAAACAGAATATCTTTTAGATTTCTCTTTAAAGTTGGGATATCTAAACCACAAAAGCCACAAAAAACTTCAAGATTTACGTCAGGAGGTAGGAAACTTACTGTGA